In one window of Mesorhizobium sp. B2-1-1 DNA:
- the pdxA gene encoding 4-hydroxythreonine-4-phosphate dehydrogenase PdxA — MRALALSVGDPSGIGPEIAIAAFLARTAAALPPFYLLADPALIASRARRLGVSLPIEETTPAQATEVFGHALPVVTLAARFIDSPGQPDPANAAGIIEAIDRAVAASLAGDAAAVVTCPIAKKPLYDAGFRFPGHTEYLAYLAARHSGVEAMPVMMLAGPDLRTVPVTIHIALAEVPKALTTDLILATTRVTAADLRDRFGIANPRLAIAGLNPHAGEDGSMGLEDQRIIRPAIEILRAEGIDAFGPLPADTLFHARARAGYDVALCMYHDQALIPAKALAFDEAVNVTLGLPFIRTSPDHGTAFGIAGRGIARPDSLMAALRLARQLADTDAKLVTQ; from the coding sequence CCTTCCGCCCTTCTATCTCCTCGCCGATCCCGCGCTGATCGCCTCGCGGGCGCGCCGCCTCGGCGTTTCGCTGCCTATCGAGGAAACGACGCCAGCGCAGGCAACCGAGGTCTTTGGCCACGCACTGCCGGTCGTTACGCTGGCTGCCCGCTTCATCGACAGCCCCGGCCAGCCGGACCCGGCCAATGCGGCGGGCATCATCGAAGCGATCGATCGGGCGGTGGCCGCTAGCCTCGCCGGCGACGCCGCAGCCGTCGTCACCTGCCCGATCGCCAAGAAGCCGCTCTACGACGCCGGCTTCCGCTTTCCCGGCCACACCGAATATCTGGCGTATCTGGCGGCGCGGCACAGCGGCGTGGAAGCGATGCCGGTGATGATGCTGGCAGGCCCCGACCTGCGCACCGTTCCCGTCACCATTCACATCGCGCTGGCCGAAGTGCCGAAGGCGCTGACCACCGACCTGATCCTCGCCACGACGCGGGTCACCGCCGCCGACCTCAGGGACCGCTTTGGCATCGCCAACCCACGGCTCGCCATCGCCGGCCTCAACCCGCATGCGGGCGAGGATGGCTCCATGGGCCTGGAGGACCAGCGCATCATCAGACCGGCGATCGAGATCCTGCGAGCCGAAGGCATCGACGCGTTCGGGCCGTTGCCCGCGGATACCTTGTTCCATGCCCGGGCCCGGGCCGGCTACGACGTGGCGCTGTGCATGTATCACGACCAGGCGCTGATACCGGCCAAGGCGCTGGCCTTCGATGAAGCGGTCAATGTCACGCTCGGCCTGCCCTTCATCCGCACCTCGCCCGACCACGGCACCGCCTTCGGTATCGCCGGCAGGGGCATTGCCCGGCCCGACAGCCTGATGGCGGCGCTGCGGCTCGCACGGCAGCTGGCCGACACCGACGCCAAACTTGTCACGCAATGA
- the rsmA gene encoding 16S rRNA (adenine(1518)-N(6)/adenine(1519)-N(6))-dimethyltransferase RsmA, whose amino-acid sequence MSMDGLPPLREVIERHGLQAKKALGQNFLFDLNLTGKIARAAGSLAETTVIEVGPGPGGLTRALLFNGARKVVAIERDERCLAALAEISAHYPGRLEVVSGDALKIDFPTLAATAGDGGPVRIVANLPYNIGTELLVRWLTVAEWPPFYASMTLMFQREVAQRIVAAPGSEAYGRLGVLAGWRTQARIAFDVPPQAFTPPPKVTSSVVHLEPRAKPLCADVKKLGRVTEAAFGQRRKMLRQSVKSLGGEALLERAGIDPTRRAETLDVEEFVRLTNAV is encoded by the coding sequence ATGAGCATGGATGGGCTGCCGCCGCTGCGCGAGGTCATCGAGCGCCACGGTTTGCAGGCAAAGAAGGCACTGGGCCAGAATTTTCTGTTCGACCTCAACCTGACCGGCAAGATAGCGCGCGCCGCCGGCAGCCTGGCGGAGACGACCGTAATCGAGGTCGGCCCCGGCCCTGGCGGGTTGACAAGGGCCCTGCTTTTCAACGGCGCGCGCAAGGTCGTCGCCATCGAGCGCGACGAACGCTGCCTGGCGGCCCTCGCCGAGATATCGGCCCATTATCCCGGACGGCTGGAGGTCGTTTCCGGCGACGCTCTGAAGATCGACTTCCCGACGCTTGCCGCGACCGCCGGTGACGGCGGGCCGGTCAGGATCGTGGCCAACCTGCCCTACAACATCGGCACGGAACTGCTGGTCCGCTGGCTGACCGTCGCGGAGTGGCCTCCCTTCTATGCCTCGATGACCCTGATGTTCCAGCGCGAGGTGGCCCAGCGTATCGTCGCCGCGCCTGGCAGCGAGGCCTATGGCAGGCTCGGCGTGCTGGCGGGGTGGCGCACGCAGGCCAGGATAGCGTTCGACGTGCCACCCCAGGCGTTCACACCGCCGCCCAAGGTGACCTCTTCCGTCGTGCATCTCGAGCCGCGCGCGAAACCGCTATGCGCCGACGTGAAAAAACTCGGTCGCGTCACGGAAGCCGCCTTCGGCCAGCGCCGAAAGATGCTGCGGCAGAGCGTTAAGAGCCTCGGCGGCGAAGCCCTGCTCGAACGCGCCGGGATCGACCCGACCCGGCGCGCCGAGACGCTCGATGTCGAGGAGTTCGTGCGGCTGACCAATGCGGTGTAA
- a CDS encoding xanthine dehydrogenase family protein molybdopterin-binding subunit, with protein MNAPTFPDLTRRGFLAGTGALVVSFTIPVQAQEAAPTAQTPATPAPAKKLPGSLADTPSLDAWIRLDADGSITVFTGKAELGQGTRTSLRQIAAEELEVEPASIKLITADTALTPNEGYTAGSQTIQNSGTAIRYASAQVRQILVAKASEKLGVLADQLKAASGRITGPDGKSVGYGELVVADLLHVDASADTALKSPDSYHAIGKPFARVDIPAKVTGGEAYVQDMRLPGMVHARVVRPPSYSAKLVSVDEAAIKTMPGVLAVIRDGDFLAVVARQEFQAVQAMRAMAAKAKWQEQPALPDQDNIPAFLERSVAEVGTVTSVGADTAAGAKTLQAQFTRAYQMHGSIGPSAAVALSDKGLITVWTHTQGVYPDRKAIAEMLGVGPEKVRCIHTEGSGCYGHNGADDAAADAALIAQALPGTPVRVQWMRDQEHLWEPYGPGMLTRASATLDASGKIVNWHYDLWSNSHGTRPGTAGSLIAGRLMAKNFPPDPAKLQISPLGNGDRNAIPLYDVPNQRVNWHFVADMPVRVSSLRGLGAYCNVFSIESFMDELALATGADPVEYRLRHMTDPRARKVIEVAAQKFGWSNDPMPEGRGRGFAFAKYKNHAAYLAVALEAEVDRDSGAIAISHVVSAVDCGEAVAPDSIVNQTEGGILQSMSWTLYEAVHFDDTHILSADWSAYPILRFSAVPDSVEVHVVDNPGTPYLGVAEAAQGPTAGAIANAFRHAAGKRIYDLPYTRERVKAVLGV; from the coding sequence ATGAACGCGCCAACCTTTCCCGACCTGACACGACGCGGCTTTCTCGCCGGGACCGGCGCGCTGGTCGTGTCCTTCACCATTCCCGTGCAGGCTCAGGAGGCCGCGCCCACGGCGCAGACGCCCGCGACGCCGGCGCCGGCCAAGAAACTGCCGGGCAGCCTTGCCGATACGCCCTCGCTCGACGCCTGGATCAGGTTGGATGCCGACGGTTCGATCACCGTCTTCACTGGCAAGGCCGAACTCGGTCAAGGCACCAGGACGTCGCTACGCCAGATCGCCGCCGAAGAACTGGAGGTCGAGCCGGCTTCCATCAAGCTCATCACCGCCGACACCGCGCTGACGCCGAACGAGGGCTATACCGCCGGCAGCCAGACGATCCAGAACAGCGGCACCGCCATACGCTACGCCTCGGCGCAGGTGCGCCAGATCCTGGTCGCCAAGGCCAGCGAGAAGCTCGGCGTTCTGGCCGACCAGCTCAAGGCGGCAAGCGGCAGGATCACCGGGCCGGATGGGAAGTCCGTGGGCTATGGCGAACTGGTGGTGGCGGATTTGCTGCATGTGGACGCATCGGCCGACACAGCGCTGAAATCGCCGGACAGCTATCACGCGATCGGCAAGCCGTTTGCCCGCGTCGATATTCCGGCAAAGGTAACGGGCGGCGAGGCCTATGTTCAGGACATGCGGCTTCCCGGCATGGTGCATGCCCGCGTCGTTCGCCCACCAAGCTATTCGGCCAAGCTCGTCAGCGTCGACGAGGCCGCCATCAAGACGATGCCGGGCGTGCTGGCGGTGATCCGCGACGGCGACTTCCTGGCCGTGGTGGCCAGGCAGGAATTCCAGGCGGTCCAGGCCATGCGCGCCATGGCCGCCAAGGCGAAGTGGCAGGAGCAGCCGGCCTTGCCGGACCAGGACAATATCCCCGCCTTCCTCGAACGCTCGGTCGCCGAGGTCGGCACCGTGACCTCGGTCGGCGCGGACACGGCAGCCGGCGCAAAGACGCTGCAGGCGCAGTTCACCCGCGCCTACCAGATGCACGGGTCGATCGGCCCCTCGGCTGCCGTTGCCCTGTCGGACAAGGGTCTCATCACGGTGTGGACGCACACTCAAGGCGTTTATCCAGACCGCAAGGCGATCGCCGAGATGCTCGGCGTCGGACCGGAAAAGGTGCGCTGCATCCACACCGAGGGATCAGGCTGCTACGGCCACAATGGCGCCGACGACGCGGCGGCCGACGCCGCGCTGATCGCACAGGCGCTACCCGGCACGCCGGTGCGCGTGCAGTGGATGCGCGATCAGGAGCATTTGTGGGAGCCTTATGGCCCTGGCATGCTGACGCGCGCCAGCGCAACGCTGGACGCCAGCGGCAAGATCGTCAACTGGCACTATGACCTGTGGAGCAACAGTCACGGCACCCGGCCGGGAACCGCAGGTTCGCTGATCGCCGGCCGGCTGATGGCGAAAAATTTCCCGCCCGATCCGGCCAAGCTGCAGATCTCGCCGCTCGGCAATGGCGACCGCAATGCCATCCCGCTCTACGACGTGCCGAACCAGCGGGTGAACTGGCATTTCGTCGCCGACATGCCGGTGCGCGTCTCGTCGCTGCGCGGCCTCGGCGCCTACTGCAACGTCTTCTCGATCGAAAGCTTCATGGACGAGCTGGCCCTCGCGACCGGCGCCGACCCGGTGGAATACCGGTTGAGGCACATGACGGATCCGCGCGCCAGGAAGGTGATCGAGGTTGCGGCGCAAAAATTCGGCTGGAGCAATGATCCTATGCCGGAGGGCCGCGGTCGGGGGTTCGCTTTCGCCAAGTACAAGAATCACGCCGCCTATCTCGCAGTCGCGCTTGAAGCGGAGGTCGATCGCGACAGCGGTGCCATCGCCATCTCGCATGTGGTCTCGGCGGTCGACTGCGGCGAAGCGGTGGCGCCGGATTCGATTGTCAACCAGACCGAAGGCGGAATCCTGCAGTCAATGAGCTGGACGCTCTACGAGGCCGTCCATTTCGACGACACCCACATCCTGAGCGCGGATTGGTCGGCCTATCCGATCCTGCGCTTCAGCGCCGTTCCCGACAGCGTGGAAGTGCATGTCGTCGACAATCCCGGCACGCCCTATCTCGGCGTCGCGGAAGCAGCGCAGGGCCCGACCGCCGGCGCGATCGCCAACGCCTTCCGCCATGCGGCGGGAAAACGCATTTATGACCTGCCCTACACGCGCGAGCGCGTTAAAGCGGTGTTGGGCGTGTAG
- a CDS encoding (2Fe-2S)-binding protein has protein sequence MINLNVNGISHHVDVDPATPLLYVLRNDLKLNGAKFGCGLGQCGACTVMVDGKPVFSCLTPAMLVEGREVKTVEGLGTIENPGPMQKAFIEEQAAQCGYCIAGMMMRAQALLEAKPDAGDADIRQALEPNLCRCGTHMRILRAVSRARDLMKSKSAGLAPAAAAGRA, from the coding sequence ATGATCAATCTCAACGTCAACGGCATCTCCCACCACGTCGACGTCGATCCCGCGACGCCGCTGCTTTACGTGCTGCGCAACGATTTGAAGCTGAACGGCGCCAAGTTCGGCTGCGGCCTTGGCCAATGCGGCGCCTGCACGGTGATGGTGGACGGCAAGCCCGTCTTCTCCTGCCTGACGCCGGCGATGCTGGTGGAGGGCCGCGAGGTCAAGACCGTCGAGGGCTTGGGCACGATCGAGAACCCGGGTCCGATGCAGAAAGCGTTCATCGAGGAGCAGGCGGCGCAATGCGGCTATTGCATCGCCGGCATGATGATGCGGGCGCAGGCGCTGCTCGAGGCCAAACCCGATGCCGGTGACGCCGATATCAGGCAGGCGCTGGAACCTAACCTCTGCCGCTGTGGCACGCATATGCGCATCCTGCGGGCAGTGAGCCGCGCGCGCGACCTGATGAAATCGAAATCGGCCGGCCTGGCGCCGGCCGCGGCCGCGGGGAGGGCATGA
- a CDS encoding cytochrome c — protein sequence MKRFWLGVLAIIIVCGAGFFAYAWKPAIDPVEPPQRSSFDPALIEKGAVLASVGNCTSCHTRPGEKSYAGGLAVPTPFGTIYSTNITPDPQTGIGRWSQAAFNRAMREGVDREGRHLYPAFPFDHFTRVSDEDNRALYAYLMTRQPVNNPPPPNELPFPLDMRLVLAGWKLLFFDRGAYQNDASQSTQWNRGAYLVDGLGHCGACHTPRNRFGAEEKGSHMAGGEAEGWTAFALDGTSPAPIPWTHDSLFAYLRQGWHADHGVANGPMGEVTGNLGRLPDADIDAMATYVMSLMGEPSAERTAAAQAIRGRAAADPASTAGVAPTSADTPAARGAVIYQAACATCHDGSRPPPFGGINFHLSSAVNAPDPQNVINTVLFGLPAASGRPSAIMPGFAATLKDDQVNNLLAYLRDAFAGKPAWQDAAARIADTRSGKYQVSVRPSDGIERGPDNVGAKDR from the coding sequence TTGAAACGCTTCTGGCTGGGCGTTCTTGCCATCATCATTGTCTGCGGCGCCGGATTTTTCGCCTATGCCTGGAAGCCGGCAATCGATCCTGTCGAGCCGCCGCAACGATCGTCGTTCGACCCGGCGTTGATCGAGAAAGGCGCTGTGCTGGCCTCGGTCGGCAATTGCACCTCCTGCCACACCAGGCCCGGTGAAAAGTCCTATGCCGGCGGGCTCGCCGTGCCGACGCCGTTCGGCACCATCTATTCGACCAACATCACGCCAGATCCGCAGACCGGCATAGGCCGTTGGTCGCAGGCAGCCTTCAACCGCGCCATGCGCGAAGGCGTCGACCGCGAGGGCAGGCATCTCTACCCGGCCTTCCCATTCGATCATTTCACGCGTGTCTCCGATGAGGACAACCGCGCGCTCTACGCCTATCTGATGACGCGCCAGCCGGTGAACAACCCGCCGCCTCCGAACGAGTTGCCTTTCCCGCTCGATATGCGCCTGGTGCTGGCCGGCTGGAAGCTGCTGTTCTTCGACAGGGGCGCCTATCAAAACGATGCGTCGCAAAGCACGCAGTGGAACCGCGGCGCCTATCTGGTCGATGGGCTCGGTCATTGCGGCGCCTGCCACACGCCGCGCAATCGGTTCGGCGCGGAAGAGAAGGGGTCGCACATGGCCGGCGGCGAGGCCGAAGGCTGGACGGCCTTTGCGCTCGACGGCACTTCACCGGCGCCGATACCGTGGACGCATGACAGCCTGTTTGCCTATCTCAGGCAAGGCTGGCATGCCGACCACGGCGTCGCCAATGGCCCGATGGGCGAAGTGACGGGCAATCTCGGCCGGCTTCCCGATGCCGACATCGACGCCATGGCCACTTACGTCATGTCGCTCATGGGCGAACCATCCGCCGAACGGACGGCCGCCGCGCAGGCCATCCGCGGCCGCGCCGCGGCCGACCCGGCGTCGACCGCCGGCGTGGCGCCGACATCCGCCGATACGCCGGCGGCGCGTGGAGCCGTCATCTACCAGGCGGCATGCGCCACCTGCCACGACGGCAGCCGTCCGCCGCCTTTCGGCGGTATCAATTTCCATCTGTCGAGCGCGGTCAACGCGCCAGATCCGCAGAACGTTATCAACACGGTGCTGTTTGGCCTGCCAGCGGCGAGTGGGCGCCCGAGCGCCATCATGCCGGGATTCGCAGCGACGCTGAAGGACGACCAGGTGAATAACCTGCTGGCCTATCTGCGCGATGCCTTTGCCGGCAAGCCGGCCTGGCAGGATGCGGCCGCCAGGATCGCCGACACCAGGAGCGGAAAATACCAAGTCAGCGTCCGGCCCTCGGACGGCATCGAGCGCGGCCCGGACAATGTAGGAGCGAAGGACAGATGA